acacgggccccgctcactgtataatcgtatgtctaatagtaaatagttatgtgcataatcgcataatgagcggagtacttacaactacaagcgctcgccgagaggagggaggaggcaggaggaagGCCGGGAGGAcaagcgctggcagcgtgagtcatacgtcatgcgcccacgccgcgggcttcattcataaagtgggcggcgcaggcgcgtgacgtatgactcacacactgccagcagcctgtcctcccagcctgcctcctccctcctctcggcgagcgtttgtagttgtaagtactctgCAAAAAATTTGCGCCAAAAATTCgcacaaaaatgtgcgcaaaaaaATCGCGCGGAAAttcgcaaatcgcaaaataagctgcattcgccgtgcaggctgtcagggttatgtagtgtatattagtgtacatacagtcttaaaatttataggactgtatgtaaataatatacactacataaccctgacagcctgcacagtcacatgtaggCACAGCCTGGCCCCTTCTTACCCCCAGTATTTGCGGCTCCTCAAGTCCTCACAGGGCTGTTTGCATCTGTCATGACGGCGGGCGGCAGACACAGGGGTCGGGCTCTGCTTCCGGTCTGCGGCCTGGGCCCGGCATATTGAATGTGGAGGTGAGGCCACTTGCAGGAAGTCAGAGAGGGGcagccacacacaggacagcaagccaggaggatcacgggctgctgctcacagtgacaccaggtggtCGGAGGGAGAAGTGCCGCTCCCACGGAGGCCGGCTGCCGGCCTGCTCAGCTCCACCCACCGGCCACCACTACAGAGCTTTCAGATTCGGCCTGCCGGCCGCCGAAAAAGGTGCAGACACATCGTAAAGCGGCCCCAGGGCCGGcggcctaccgggaaatttcccggtatcccggtgggccagtccggccctgcatcTCCCTGTCTAAACACTGTAAAGTGTATGGGGGATGAAGGCAGTAAAGATCATTCTTCCACATTTAATATTCATTGACTGGTGTGAAACTTCTTTAAACATACACAGATCGAATAGTTATCTGTTTATGTATCTATCTGTCCATCCAGAGAacaaatgatgaggcagcactccaatgtagTAAAGGGTGTTAGACCTGTTTATTTCCCCATCCATTCGTCTGTCcgtctatctgtctgtctttgCCTTTGTTCAGTACCTCAGCaccttttaatgtttttttttcgacGCCTATCTCTTCAAAATGTATGAGCTTTGTAAATATACTGTCATAAAACATAGCTTTTTTTCCATAGGTTTGGCCATAACACATTGAGGAATGACTTACACCACAAGCAACTACACAAACCTGGGACTTTCACAGCATCACAAGGATGTTTCCCGTAGTCTTGACCAATTTGAAACTTCTAATCAAAGTAGAACAAACCACAGCATGGAGTTCTGTGATATAAACCCCATGGATTGTAACTTGACTATAGAAGAACTTCTTTTCAAGTACCTGGGACCCTGTCAATCCAGCTACTTTACCCCAATTTGTGTGATTTACCTTCTTATCTTTGCCGTTGGAGCTGTGGGGAATACTTTAACTTGCATTGTGATTATCAAACACAAGATCATGAGAACTCCTACAAATTATTACCTATTTAGTCTTGCAATTTCAGATTTGCTTGTCCTCTTGCTAGGTATGCCTCTTGAACTTTATGAGCTCTGGAGTAATTACCCCTTTCTTTTCGGAAGAGGTGGATGCTCTTTTAAAACTCTATTATTTGAGACAGTTTGCTTTGCCTCCATTTTAAATGTAACAGCACTGAGTGTGGAGAGATACATTGCCGTGGTACATCCTCTTCGGGCCAAGTATGTAGTGACCCGGAATCATGCTAAAAGAGTCATCATTACCGTCTGGGTTTTGTCTATTCTCTGTTCTGTTCCCAACACCAGCCTCACTGGAATCTATGAGCTTTCTGTACCTGGTCTTGGAGTGATACCTGGCTCTGCTACGTGTACTGTGGTAAAACCAAGATGGATTTACAACCTCATTATTCAGATCaccaccatattttttttcttcttacctATGGGTACAATCAGTATTCTGTACCTGCTAATCGGCCTTCAACTTAAGAAGGAGAAGATGCTGCAAGTTTTAGAAGCAaagtctggtggagatggagacagttACCAAAATGTTAGACTTCAACAAGAGAAAAACCGAAGAAGGCAAGTGACTAAGATGCTATGTAAGTTATGTCACTTTTTCCACTTGAATTATCTAGTGGTAGAGAAATAGAATTGCGTGTGATGGCATGGTAGAATACACATTGTGGGGGATTAATCAAGACCGGTATACTGTTCTGCTGGAGGGTGGGCCAAATTTATGCCGATTCCTAGCTGCTGTAGATTTAAGTCTTTTttcatgccagaaaactggctccCCACCCATGGTACGTCCCTTTTTATTGCCACTTCTGAAAAgtgtcaggaagggggaaattTCGCACTTTTTGCCACACAAATGTCATGCGACAAACGGTGTGACCTAGGAACGCCACTAAAGTGGGGTAAATaggttagtaaatgtcccccattgtaaatatacagtattttgcagATGATAACTGTCTTCAATCTTTATTTTTACATTGACTCTATAGATATACTTTTTATGTAATACTAAGTCAGTCTCTGAATCTTGCATAACGGTTTATTTAGAGTAGGTGCTATTTTATGCACAACCAATGCAGTACAGATAATTGGGTATGAATAATAGAAACATTAGCTCTGTCATATTTCTCTGTGTTGAGTATCTGAGAGAGCAAACACTATCCCTGGagacaaatgcacatatgcatgTAGCACACATGTCAATTCCATGAACATGTGTTTGGTCAACCCTGAATGAAGTTAATAGAAATGTTCTACTTAGAGATGAGcgcatttctcaaaaattcgattcggtcgGTTCGCCGGATTTTCCGAAataatttcctggctgcagagagcctgtatggtggtgtagaacactgtgccttgcactaacatgcatagggagtctgctgtggtagtaaaacaatactgtgaatcagtatgacacgcaagtgacatactgttagataaaataaataaagtaaaaggaAATTagtacaccccaaaaaagctgtAGAGCAATGTAACTTGACCGCACAGCGGCAAATAAAACATACTTGTTTTTTCCCCTAATACGCCCCCAAAaatgctgtagtacaatgtaactgcactgcagaacggcaaataatatgtactttgttttacacttttacaccccaaaaaaatctgtagtacaatgtaactgcaccgcagaacagcaaataagatgtccttttttttacacttatacaccccaaaaaaggctgtagtacaaagtaagTGCACCGCAGAACGGAAAATcagatgtcctttttttttttacacttatacaccccaaaacaggctgtagtacaaagtaactgcactgcagaatagtaaataagatgtacttttttacacttatacacctcACAAAAGGCTAaagtacaaagtaactgcaccacagaatggTAAATATGATGtacttttttacactaatacaccccaaa
The genomic region above belongs to Bufo gargarizans isolate SCDJY-AF-19 chromosome 4, ASM1485885v1, whole genome shotgun sequence and contains:
- the NMUR1 gene encoding neuromedin-U receptor 1 gives rise to the protein MEFCDINPMDCNLTIEELLFKYLGPCQSSYFTPICVIYLLIFAVGAVGNTLTCIVIIKHKIMRTPTNYYLFSLAISDLLVLLLGMPLELYELWSNYPFLFGRGGCSFKTLLFETVCFASILNVTALSVERYIAVVHPLRAKYVVTRNHAKRVIITVWVLSILCSVPNTSLTGIYELSVPGLGVIPGSATCTVVKPRWIYNLIIQITTIFFFFLPMGTISILYLLIGLQLKKEKMLQVLEAKSGGDGDSYQNVRLQQEKNRRRQVTKMLFILVVVFGICWAPFHTERLMWSFINDWSEEMHQMFGFVHVISGVLFYLSSAVNPILYNLLSTRFREMFKEVMCHGRKKRLGSRRSSPSVTRVTTRSTVCEHMPGNGLPFSDVDEFDVYVECENVTKNQSSFS